In one Aggregicoccus sp. 17bor-14 genomic region, the following are encoded:
- the spoVG gene encoding septation regulator SpoVG produces MNITDVRVFPVDEDKLKAYVTITLDGCFVIRDLKVIHGATGLFIAMPAKRRKDGTYKDIAHPLNADTRLQMERAILDEYARHTGTRPQLAASPLAAGLAAALVDLPHDLPRDVAAEPD; encoded by the coding sequence ATGAACATCACCGACGTGCGGGTGTTTCCGGTGGACGAGGACAAGCTCAAGGCCTACGTGACCATCACGTTGGACGGCTGCTTCGTGATCCGCGACCTCAAGGTCATCCACGGGGCGACCGGGCTGTTCATCGCCATGCCGGCCAAGCGGCGCAAGGACGGCACGTACAAGGACATCGCGCACCCGCTCAACGCGGACACCCGCCTGCAGATGGAGCGCGCCATCCTGGACGAGTACGCGCGCCACACCGGCACCCGGCCCCAGCTGGCCGCCTCGCCGCTCGCCGCGGGGCTGGCGGCGGCGCTGGTCGATCTGCCCCACGACTTGCCGCGCGACGTCGCCGCAGAGCCGGACTGA
- a CDS encoding EMI domain-containing protein — MSPSCRSGALLCALLVLACVTPADRARDLVRRGQYTPALQQYDQLVAQHPGDAALVAERDQARRAALVDRVRRASTLREAGNEAGSIEVLREALSRRDAWEPSLDALTRALLASELEAQGRALREDVLGRLKSGGPLRAERALAAHAEALRIAELAPVGEALGASIRAAGQETCAALQRDPGLQGPYGTWWVARSCAHWQVTLAPVALPGLMGGLSLDGALSGAPPAPLERLGQVFRSSPWYDASAADVAHARLSGRYTAQLTRTQVTAQHAYSVMVPYTDRESYQESRQVPYQATESYTEQVPYTTSESYSYSCGSNRTCTGSRPVTHYRTEYRTRQVTRYRTEYETKWRDVTRHRSEARVYSFPAEKLTADYAAEALLTVVLAAREAEPLQLEAKGELQRSELEYAESNPAMNLAPHASTLPAGPVWVEGVYGELEARLRSALQERWAAAHCQQPRYALEDAARCAYGASAPPAAVAQALASALGEDPEHLDALRGR; from the coding sequence ATGTCCCCGTCCTGCCGCTCCGGCGCGCTCCTCTGCGCGCTGCTCGTCCTCGCCTGTGTGACCCCTGCCGACCGCGCCCGCGACCTGGTGCGCCGGGGGCAATACACCCCGGCGCTCCAGCAGTACGACCAGCTCGTCGCGCAGCACCCGGGTGACGCCGCCCTCGTCGCCGAGCGCGACCAGGCCCGCCGCGCGGCACTGGTGGATCGCGTGCGCCGGGCCTCCACCCTGCGCGAGGCCGGCAACGAGGCGGGGTCCATCGAGGTCCTGCGCGAGGCGCTCTCCCGGCGCGATGCGTGGGAGCCCTCGCTCGACGCGCTGACGCGGGCGCTGCTCGCGAGCGAGCTCGAGGCCCAGGGCCGTGCCCTGCGCGAGGACGTGCTCGGGCGCCTCAAGTCCGGCGGCCCCCTGCGCGCCGAGCGCGCGCTCGCCGCGCACGCCGAGGCGCTGCGCATCGCGGAGCTCGCACCGGTGGGCGAGGCGCTGGGTGCTTCGATCAGGGCCGCGGGGCAGGAGACCTGCGCGGCGCTGCAGCGCGATCCCGGCCTGCAGGGCCCCTACGGCACCTGGTGGGTCGCGCGCTCCTGCGCCCACTGGCAGGTGACGCTCGCGCCGGTGGCGCTGCCGGGCCTCATGGGAGGCCTCTCCCTGGATGGGGCCCTCTCGGGCGCCCCGCCCGCGCCGCTCGAGCGCCTGGGGCAGGTGTTTCGCAGCTCGCCCTGGTACGACGCGTCCGCCGCGGACGTAGCGCACGCGCGGCTCTCGGGGCGCTACACCGCACAGCTCACGCGCACGCAGGTCACCGCGCAGCACGCCTACTCGGTGATGGTGCCCTACACCGATCGCGAGTCCTACCAGGAGTCGCGCCAGGTCCCGTACCAGGCCACCGAGAGCTACACGGAGCAGGTCCCGTACACGACGAGCGAGTCGTACAGCTACTCGTGCGGGAGCAACCGCACCTGCACCGGGAGCCGGCCGGTGACCCACTACCGCACCGAGTACCGCACGCGCCAGGTCACCCGCTACCGCACCGAGTACGAGACCAAGTGGCGCGACGTCACGCGCCACCGCTCCGAGGCGCGCGTCTACAGCTTCCCCGCGGAGAAGCTCACCGCGGACTACGCCGCCGAAGCGCTGCTCACCGTGGTGCTCGCGGCGCGCGAGGCGGAGCCGCTGCAGCTCGAGGCGAAGGGTGAGCTGCAGCGCAGCGAGCTCGAGTACGCCGAGTCCAACCCCGCCATGAACCTGGCGCCGCATGCCTCCACGCTCCCCGCAGGGCCCGTGTGGGTCGAGGGCGTGTATGGCGAGCTGGAGGCGCGCCTGCGCAGCGCGCTCCAGGAGCGCTGGGCCGCGGCGCACTGCCAGCAGCCGCGCTACGCGCTGGAGGATGCGGCGCGCTGCGCGTACGGCGCCAGCGCGCCTCCCGCCGCCGTCGCCCAGGCCCTGGCCTCGGCGCTGGGCGAGGACCCCGAGCACCTGGACGCGCTGCGCGGCCGCTGA
- the hpt gene encoding hypoxanthine phosphoribosyltransferase, whose protein sequence is MAFFEQDVGTLIDSQKLQARIRELGAQITRDYQGKELTLLVVLKGSVFFATDLAKCIDLPLTLEFLGVSSYQGGTETTGEVRITLDATKPMAGKHLLVIEDIIDTGLTMSFLLENLRSRHPASLKVASLLEKPSRARTQVPIDYKGFVIDDVFVVGYGLDFGEKYRNLPFIGVMKGK, encoded by the coding sequence GTGGCCTTCTTCGAGCAGGACGTCGGCACCCTCATCGATTCCCAGAAGCTCCAGGCGCGCATCCGCGAGCTGGGCGCGCAGATCACCCGCGACTACCAGGGCAAGGAGCTCACGCTGCTCGTGGTGCTCAAGGGCAGCGTGTTCTTCGCCACCGACCTGGCCAAGTGCATCGACCTGCCGCTCACGCTCGAGTTCCTCGGGGTGAGCAGCTACCAGGGCGGCACCGAGACCACCGGCGAGGTGCGCATCACCCTGGATGCGACCAAGCCCATGGCCGGCAAGCACCTGCTGGTGATCGAGGACATCATCGACACCGGGCTCACCATGAGCTTCCTGCTCGAGAACCTGCGCAGCCGCCACCCGGCGAGCCTCAAGGTCGCGAGCCTCCTCGAGAAGCCCAGCCGCGCGCGCACCCAGGTGCCCATCGACTACAAGGGCTTCGTCATCGACGACGTGTTCGTCGTGGGCTACGGGCTCGACTTCGGCGAGAAGTACCGCAACCTCCCGTTCATCGGCGTGATGAAGGGGAAGTAG
- a CDS encoding DUF5658 family protein, whose amino-acid sequence MALLLLNLSDGLFTLTFLQMGVAEELNPLMRLAYERSPVLFMGVKLAIVGTGVLLLCLHHAQRMARWALRAGAGLYLLINLYHLAFLAHSLLSGGR is encoded by the coding sequence GTGGCGCTGCTGCTGCTGAACCTGAGCGACGGGCTCTTCACCCTGACCTTCTTACAGATGGGGGTGGCCGAGGAGCTGAATCCCCTGATGCGCCTGGCCTACGAGCGCTCGCCGGTGCTCTTCATGGGCGTCAAGCTCGCCATCGTGGGTACGGGCGTCCTGCTGCTGTGCCTGCACCACGCGCAGCGCATGGCGCGCTGGGCGCTGCGCGCGGGCGCCGGGCTCTACCTGCTCATCAACCTCTACCACCTGGCCTTCCTCGCGCACTCGCTGCTCTCGGGCGGGCGCTGA
- a CDS encoding IF-2 protein, with product MDAYQSQSFGHRAGRTFTRFLVTLVVLALAGGVLFLLSQLNSRTYRLAHENGQLVVLKGRMLPFGAVPYTPGDARLADAYAPLAVPAGEVQGLLERRFSDRDELDRALFGVLEALARPRVASDEPARLDEGLTYLRRAEKLSGLTEEQRLSLKKMQADVAYYQARQRLDEARRDIAEALGQLKLAAENRGRQADSANAMITRVGPAAEKLEEALRAAVHGSAEAPAPGSNPGSGESPAQAPGAAPPPSAAQGATAPTSGSGGSPAVAPAPAQGPSAAGPGAVGDGGSRAP from the coding sequence ATGGACGCGTACCAGTCGCAGAGCTTCGGACACCGCGCCGGCCGCACCTTCACCCGCTTCCTCGTCACGCTCGTGGTCCTGGCGCTGGCGGGCGGGGTGCTCTTCCTCCTCTCGCAGCTCAACAGCCGCACCTACCGGCTCGCGCACGAGAACGGCCAGCTGGTGGTGCTCAAGGGGCGCATGCTCCCCTTCGGCGCCGTGCCCTACACGCCCGGCGACGCGCGGCTCGCGGACGCCTACGCCCCGCTCGCCGTGCCCGCCGGCGAGGTGCAGGGGCTGCTCGAGCGCCGCTTCTCGGACCGCGACGAGCTGGACCGCGCCCTCTTCGGCGTGCTCGAGGCGCTCGCCCGGCCCCGCGTCGCCTCGGACGAGCCCGCGCGCCTGGACGAGGGGCTCACCTACCTGCGGCGCGCCGAGAAGCTCAGCGGCCTCACCGAGGAGCAGCGCCTCAGCCTCAAGAAGATGCAGGCGGACGTCGCCTACTACCAGGCCCGCCAGCGCCTGGACGAGGCGCGCCGGGACATCGCCGAGGCCCTGGGCCAGCTGAAGCTCGCGGCGGAGAACCGCGGCCGCCAGGCGGACAGCGCCAACGCCATGATCACCCGCGTGGGCCCCGCGGCCGAGAAGCTCGAGGAGGCGCTGCGGGCCGCCGTCCACGGAAGCGCCGAGGCCCCCGCGCCGGGCTCCAACCCGGGCTCTGGCGAGAGCCCGGCCCAGGCGCCTGGAGCCGCCCCACCCCCGTCCGCGGCACAGGGTGCTACAGCCCCCACCTCCGGGTCGGGGGGCTCGCCTGCGGTCGCGCCAGCGCCCGCCCAGGGCCCTTCCGCGGCCGGTCCCGGCGCGGTCGGTGACGGGGGTTCGCGGGCTCCCTGA
- a CDS encoding ribonucleotide-diphosphate reductase subunit beta → MLLDPGMNLTLRPMAYPAFYEMYRNAIKNTWTVEEVDFSTDLVDLRSKMTDAERHLIHRLVAFFATGDSIVSNNLVLNLYKHINAPEARMYLSRQLYEEALHVQFYLTLLDTYVPDPQERAKAFAAVDNIPSIRAKAQFCMKWIDSIQNLHSLKTKADRRQFLLNLICFAGVIEGLFFFAAFAYVYFLRSKGLLNGLAAGTNWVFRDESAHMSFAFEAIRVMREEEPDLFDAGMQADVMAMINEAVDCETMFAQDLLSGGVAGLSVGEMRQYLQYVADQRFQMLGMSPMFRVKNPLAFMDLQDVQELTNFFERRVSAYQVGVTGNVTFDEAF, encoded by the coding sequence ATGCTGCTCGACCCCGGGATGAACCTCACGCTGCGCCCGATGGCATACCCGGCCTTCTACGAGATGTACCGAAACGCCATCAAGAACACGTGGACCGTGGAGGAGGTGGACTTCTCCACGGACCTGGTGGACCTGCGCTCGAAGATGACGGACGCGGAGCGCCACCTCATCCACCGGCTGGTGGCGTTCTTCGCGACGGGCGACTCGATCGTCTCGAACAACCTGGTGCTCAACCTCTACAAGCACATCAACGCGCCCGAGGCGCGCATGTACCTGAGCCGCCAGCTCTACGAGGAGGCGCTCCACGTCCAGTTCTACCTGACGCTGCTGGACACCTACGTGCCGGACCCGCAGGAGCGCGCCAAGGCGTTCGCGGCGGTGGACAACATTCCGTCCATCCGCGCGAAGGCGCAGTTCTGCATGAAGTGGATCGACAGCATCCAGAACCTGCACAGCCTGAAGACGAAGGCGGACCGCCGTCAGTTCCTGCTGAACCTCATCTGCTTCGCGGGCGTCATCGAGGGGCTCTTCTTCTTCGCGGCCTTCGCGTACGTGTACTTCCTGCGCAGCAAGGGGCTGCTCAACGGGCTCGCGGCGGGCACCAACTGGGTGTTCCGCGACGAGAGCGCGCACATGAGCTTCGCCTTCGAGGCGATCCGCGTGATGCGCGAGGAGGAGCCGGACCTCTTCGACGCGGGGATGCAGGCGGACGTGATGGCGATGATCAACGAGGCGGTGGACTGCGAGACGATGTTCGCGCAGGACCTGCTCTCGGGCGGCGTCGCGGGCCTCAGCGTGGGCGAGATGCGCCAGTACCTCCAGTACGTGGCGGACCAGCGCTTCCAGATGCTCGGCATGTCGCCGATGTTCCGGGTGAAGAACCCGCTCGCCTTCATGGACCTGCAGGACGTGCAGGAGCTCACCAACTTCTTCGAGCGCCGCGTCTCCGCCTACCAGGTGGGCGTCACGGGCAACGTCACCTTCGACGAGGCGTTCTAG
- a CDS encoding ribonucleoside-diphosphate reductase subunit alpha translates to MMRVKKRNGGSEPVDVNKIVRAVGRNCFGLSRVDAMRVATKTISGLYDGATTRELDSLSIQTAAALIVEEPEYARLSARLLSTFIQKEVSNQEIHSFSQSVAAGHRHGLIADRLLQFVQTNSRKLNSAIDPSRNDLFEYFGLRTVYDRYLLKNPQTREVIETPQDFFLRVACALTENAKDAIELYHLFSSLEYLPSSPTLFNSGTRHEQLSSCFLLDSPQDDLSAIYQRYADIAMLSKFSGGIGVAYHRVRARGSLIKSTNGHSNGIVPWLKTLDASVAAVNQGGKRKGACCVYLETWHADLEDFLELRENTGDEARRTHNLNLANWVPDLFMKRVEQDGDWSLFDPKAVPHFTDLFGEAFESAYLEAEAKGLAVKKFKARELYARLMKTLAQTGNGWMTFKDHSNKKSNQTGAPGNVIHLSNLCTEILEVTSNSETAVCNLGSLNLGRHVVSGKFDFERLAANVRLAMRQLDKVIDLNYYPIDTAAASNRRWRPVGLGVMGLQDVFFQLKLAFDAPEARALGKKIQEEIYFAALTTSCELAEQNGPHAAFKETRAAKGELQFDHWGVVPEDTARWDALRQRIMKSGLRNSLMIAIAPTATIASIAGCYECIEPQVSNLFKRETLSGDFLQVNRYLVRDLQALGLWNESIRNRIKLAEGSVQDLTELPEQLRAIYRTAWEIPMRSLIDMAADRGAFIDQSQSLNLFVESPNIGKLSSMYMYAWQKGLKTTYYLRSRPATRIAKTTIASGTTQAAPTGLAPTQAPAQAAPAAAPAPKQFADAEAIACSLENPEACEACQ, encoded by the coding sequence ATGATGCGGGTCAAGAAGCGCAACGGCGGCTCCGAGCCCGTGGACGTGAACAAGATCGTCCGCGCGGTGGGCCGCAACTGCTTCGGCCTCAGCCGCGTGGACGCCATGCGCGTGGCCACCAAGACCATCAGCGGGCTCTACGACGGCGCCACCACGCGCGAGCTGGACAGCCTCTCCATCCAGACCGCCGCCGCCCTCATCGTGGAGGAGCCCGAGTACGCGCGCCTCAGCGCCCGCCTGCTGTCCACCTTCATCCAGAAGGAGGTCAGCAACCAGGAGATCCACTCCTTCAGCCAGTCCGTCGCCGCCGGGCACCGCCACGGTCTGATCGCGGACCGGCTGCTGCAGTTCGTGCAGACCAACAGCCGCAAGCTCAACAGCGCGATCGATCCCTCGCGCAACGACCTCTTCGAGTACTTCGGCCTGCGCACGGTCTACGACCGCTACCTGCTCAAGAACCCGCAGACCCGCGAGGTCATCGAGACCCCGCAGGACTTCTTCCTGCGCGTGGCCTGCGCCCTGACGGAGAACGCCAAGGACGCGATCGAGCTCTACCACCTGTTCAGCTCGCTCGAGTACCTGCCCTCCTCCCCCACCCTCTTCAACTCGGGCACCCGCCACGAGCAGCTCAGCAGCTGCTTCCTGCTGGACTCGCCCCAGGACGACCTGAGCGCCATCTACCAGCGCTACGCGGACATCGCGATGCTCTCCAAGTTCAGCGGAGGCATCGGGGTGGCGTACCACCGGGTGCGCGCGCGCGGCAGCCTCATCAAGAGCACCAACGGCCACTCCAACGGCATCGTTCCCTGGCTCAAGACCCTGGATGCGTCGGTCGCCGCGGTGAACCAGGGCGGCAAGCGCAAGGGCGCGTGCTGCGTGTACCTCGAGACCTGGCACGCGGACCTCGAGGACTTCCTCGAGCTGCGCGAGAACACGGGCGACGAGGCGCGCCGCACCCACAACCTGAACCTGGCCAACTGGGTGCCGGACCTCTTCATGAAGCGCGTGGAGCAGGACGGCGACTGGAGCCTCTTCGACCCCAAGGCCGTCCCGCACTTCACCGACCTCTTCGGTGAGGCCTTCGAGAGCGCCTACCTCGAGGCCGAGGCGAAGGGCCTCGCGGTCAAGAAGTTCAAGGCCCGCGAGCTCTACGCGCGCCTGATGAAGACGCTCGCCCAGACCGGCAACGGCTGGATGACCTTCAAGGACCACAGCAACAAGAAGAGCAACCAGACCGGCGCCCCCGGCAACGTCATCCACCTGTCCAACCTGTGCACGGAGATCCTCGAGGTCACCAGCAACAGCGAGACGGCGGTGTGCAACCTGGGCAGCCTGAACCTCGGCCGCCACGTGGTGAGCGGGAAGTTCGACTTCGAGCGCCTCGCGGCCAACGTGCGGCTCGCGATGCGGCAGCTCGATAAGGTCATCGACCTCAACTACTACCCCATCGACACCGCCGCGGCGTCCAACCGCCGCTGGCGCCCGGTGGGCCTGGGCGTGATGGGCCTGCAGGACGTCTTCTTCCAGCTCAAGCTCGCCTTCGACGCGCCCGAGGCGCGCGCGCTGGGCAAGAAGATCCAGGAGGAGATCTACTTCGCGGCCCTCACCACGAGCTGCGAGCTCGCCGAGCAGAATGGTCCCCACGCCGCCTTCAAGGAGACGCGCGCGGCCAAGGGCGAGCTGCAGTTCGACCACTGGGGCGTGGTGCCCGAGGACACCGCGCGCTGGGACGCGCTGCGCCAGCGCATCATGAAGAGCGGCCTGCGCAACTCGCTGATGATCGCCATCGCCCCCACGGCGACCATCGCCTCCATCGCGGGCTGCTACGAGTGCATCGAGCCGCAGGTGAGCAACCTGTTCAAGCGCGAGACGCTCTCGGGTGACTTCCTCCAGGTGAACCGCTACCTCGTGCGCGATCTGCAGGCGCTGGGGCTGTGGAACGAGTCCATCCGCAACCGCATCAAGCTCGCGGAAGGCAGCGTGCAGGACCTCACCGAGCTGCCCGAGCAGCTGCGCGCCATCTACCGCACCGCGTGGGAGATCCCCATGCGCTCGCTCATCGACATGGCGGCCGACCGCGGCGCCTTCATCGACCAGAGCCAGAGCCTCAACCTGTTCGTGGAGAGCCCGAACATCGGCAAGCTCAGCTCCATGTACATGTACGCGTGGCAGAAGGGCCTGAAGACCACGTACTACCTGCGCAGCCGCCCGGCGACCCGCATCGCGAAGACCACCATCGCCTCCGGCACCACGCAGGCCGCACCCACCGGGCTCGCGCCCACGCAGGCCCCCGCCCAGGCGGCGCCCGCCGCGGCTCCCGCCCCGAAGCAGTTCGCGGACGCCGAGGCGATCGCCTGCAGCCTCGAGAACCCCGAGGCCTGCGAGGCCTGCCAGTAG
- a CDS encoding uracil phosphoribosyltransferase — protein MRDTLYADIPFALSEMPHRYGPQVHLVGNPFLLSQLATLCAKGTVQPQINRLVALLYTDLIKTVINAEFPRKSVTIPTRMIDSTPQALYQGQVIDPHVRAVTVNIARAGTLPSQVAYDLLNVTLDPELVRQDHIIMSRMLDEAETVVGSSIGGAKIGGDVDDAIVLFPDPMGATGGSLCTAISLYKDKVPGKARRILLLNLIVTPEYLRRITQEHPDVAVYALRLDRGMSPPEVFGTVPGTHWEKERGLDERQYIVPGGGGFGEIMNNAYV, from the coding sequence ATGCGCGACACCCTCTACGCCGACATCCCGTTCGCCCTGAGCGAGATGCCCCACCGCTACGGCCCGCAGGTGCACCTGGTGGGCAACCCCTTCCTGCTCAGCCAGCTCGCCACGCTGTGCGCGAAGGGCACCGTGCAGCCGCAGATCAACCGCCTGGTGGCGCTGCTCTACACGGACCTGATCAAGACGGTCATCAACGCGGAGTTCCCGCGCAAGAGCGTGACCATCCCCACGCGCATGATCGACAGCACCCCGCAGGCGCTCTACCAGGGGCAGGTGATCGACCCGCACGTGCGCGCCGTCACGGTGAACATCGCGCGCGCGGGCACGCTGCCGAGCCAGGTGGCCTACGATCTGCTCAACGTGACGCTGGACCCGGAGCTGGTGCGCCAGGACCACATCATCATGAGCCGCATGCTGGACGAGGCCGAGACGGTGGTCGGCTCGAGCATCGGCGGGGCGAAGATCGGCGGGGACGTGGACGACGCCATCGTGCTCTTCCCGGACCCCATGGGCGCCACCGGCGGCAGCCTCTGCACCGCCATCTCGCTCTACAAGGACAAGGTGCCCGGCAAGGCGCGGCGCATCCTCCTGCTCAACCTGATCGTCACCCCGGAGTACCTGCGGCGCATCACGCAGGAGCACCCGGACGTGGCGGTCTACGCGCTGCGGCTGGACCGCGGCATGTCCCCTCCCGAGGTGTTCGGCACCGTGCCGGGCACGCACTGGGAGAAGGAGCGCGGGCTGGATGAGCGGCAGTACATCGTCCCCGGTGGCGGCGGCTTCGGGGAGATCATGAACAACGCATACGTCTAG
- a CDS encoding thymidine kinase, with protein sequence MHQFPSDIGWIEVVCGSMYSGKTEELIRRVKRAAWGKQRVQVFKPRLDNRYDDVAVVSHSQLKISSTVIDRAEEIFRHLRPDTQVVGIDEVQFLGPEVVAVCEALAGRGLRVICAGLDQDFQGKPFEPVHHLLAVAEYVTKQLAICVVCGNPANRTQRLVQSEERVMVGAAGAYEARCRKCHVPEAAEATPQTLELFKD encoded by the coding sequence GTGCACCAATTTCCCAGCGACATCGGGTGGATAGAGGTGGTCTGCGGCTCGATGTACTCGGGCAAGACCGAGGAGCTGATCCGGCGCGTGAAGCGCGCGGCCTGGGGCAAGCAGCGCGTGCAGGTGTTCAAGCCGCGGCTGGACAACCGCTACGACGACGTGGCCGTGGTGAGCCACTCGCAGCTCAAGATCAGCTCCACGGTCATCGACCGGGCGGAGGAGATCTTCCGCCACCTGCGCCCGGACACGCAGGTGGTGGGCATCGACGAGGTGCAGTTCCTCGGGCCCGAGGTGGTGGCCGTGTGCGAAGCGCTCGCGGGGCGCGGCCTGCGCGTCATCTGCGCCGGGCTGGATCAGGACTTCCAGGGCAAGCCCTTCGAGCCGGTGCACCACCTGCTCGCCGTGGCCGAGTACGTGACCAAGCAGCTGGCCATCTGCGTGGTGTGCGGCAATCCGGCCAACCGCACCCAGCGCCTGGTGCAGAGCGAGGAGCGGGTGATGGTGGGCGCAGCGGGCGCGTATGAGGCGCGCTGCCGCAAGTGCCACGTGCCCGAGGCGGCCGAGGCCACGCCGCAGACGCTCGAGCTGTTCAAGGACTGA
- a CDS encoding aldo/keto reductase — MATAARTAGERVKLGREGPEVSRLCLGGNVFGWTLDEKGSFAVLDAFLEGGGNFIDTADVYSSWVPGNQGGESETLLGKWMASRKVRERVVIATKVGSPMPTGKGLGAAHIQRACDDSLRRLGVERIDLYYAHRDDPDTAQEETAKAFDALVRAGKVRQLGASNFDAGRLASALELSRKLGLARYAVLQPEYNLVSRDSFEGPLQQLCEREGIAVAPYFGLAAGFLTGKYREGQPPPDTKRAEGVMKRYANPRGWRALAALEKVAKGRGQSLSQTALAWLAAQPTVTSPIASATSPEQVRELLGAFRSPLSGEELRQLAEATR; from the coding sequence ATGGCGACTGCGGCACGGACGGCAGGTGAGCGGGTGAAGCTGGGGCGTGAGGGCCCCGAGGTCTCCCGGCTCTGCCTCGGAGGCAACGTGTTCGGCTGGACCCTGGACGAGAAGGGCTCCTTCGCCGTGCTCGATGCCTTCCTCGAGGGCGGCGGCAACTTCATCGACACCGCGGACGTGTACTCGTCCTGGGTGCCGGGTAACCAGGGCGGCGAGTCCGAGACGCTGCTGGGCAAGTGGATGGCGTCACGCAAGGTGCGCGAGCGCGTGGTCATCGCGACGAAGGTGGGCTCGCCCATGCCCACGGGAAAGGGCCTCGGTGCGGCCCACATCCAGCGCGCCTGTGACGACTCGCTGCGCCGCCTCGGCGTGGAGCGCATCGACCTCTACTACGCGCACCGCGACGATCCGGACACGGCGCAGGAGGAGACCGCGAAGGCCTTCGACGCGCTGGTGCGCGCGGGCAAGGTGCGCCAGCTGGGCGCGAGCAACTTCGACGCGGGGCGCCTCGCCTCCGCGCTGGAGCTCTCCCGAAAGCTCGGGCTCGCCCGCTACGCGGTGCTGCAGCCCGAGTACAACCTCGTCTCGCGCGACTCCTTCGAGGGCCCGCTGCAGCAGCTGTGCGAGCGCGAGGGAATCGCCGTCGCGCCGTACTTCGGCCTCGCCGCGGGCTTCCTCACCGGCAAGTACCGCGAGGGCCAGCCACCCCCGGACACGAAGCGCGCCGAGGGCGTGATGAAGCGCTATGCGAACCCGCGCGGCTGGCGCGCGCTCGCGGCGCTCGAGAAGGTGGCGAAGGGGCGGGGACAGTCGCTCTCCCAGACGGCGCTCGCGTGGCTCGCCGCGCAGCCCACCGTGACGTCGCCCATTGCGAGCGCCACCAGCCCGGAGCAGGTGCGCGAGCTGCTGGGCGCCTTCCGCTCACCGCTCTCGGGCGAGGAGCTGCGGCAGCTCGCCGAGGCCACCCGGTAG